Proteins co-encoded in one Spirosoma endbachense genomic window:
- a CDS encoding sensor histidine kinase, which translates to MINIRTRLTYQFSFLVTLILLFFSLGVYFFSKLYLEKRFFKRLQDRAITTTTLLFDLQQTDSTVLRLIDAANKEPLLNENISVYNEKTKEVLFSTNPANTQFHEQFIPQFDSTAQTLYLHQNEYQIVAIHLTGGGKSSNWVIVSGIDQAGKEALDDLKKILMVMILAAILLLGISGWLFADRALAPMSRIIQQVNTIFPANVAKRVEHPNRSDEIGLLVATFNQLLDRIEQALNTQKMFIANVSHELKNPLTKINSQIDVALIQKRNPEVYERTLQSLQEDTRTLIQLTNTLLELANTSIQANAMPFEPVRMDELLWETKTQLQEWHEDYRILLTFTDFPDDEDALITPGNRASLQVLLMNLIDNACKFSPTKTAKVNFKSNGGTLTIAVSNEGVQIPEADLPYIFQPFFRSNSTALSSKGHGVGLAIVSQITQIHQGNIAVRSTPEGTTFTLTLSTIFSF; encoded by the coding sequence ATGATCAATATCCGTACCCGGCTCACCTACCAATTCTCCTTTCTGGTAACGCTAATTCTGCTATTTTTCTCGCTTGGTGTGTATTTCTTCAGCAAGCTTTACCTCGAAAAGCGGTTTTTTAAGCGGCTTCAGGATCGGGCCATTACCACAACTACCCTCCTATTCGATTTACAGCAGACCGATAGCACGGTTTTGCGACTCATTGACGCGGCTAATAAAGAACCGCTGCTTAACGAGAACATTTCGGTCTATAATGAAAAAACCAAAGAGGTTCTGTTCTCCACAAACCCGGCAAACACCCAATTCCACGAGCAATTCATTCCGCAGTTCGACTCCACAGCCCAAACGCTGTATCTGCATCAGAATGAGTACCAGATCGTAGCCATCCACCTGACCGGCGGAGGAAAGAGCAGTAACTGGGTGATCGTTAGCGGTATTGACCAGGCCGGAAAAGAAGCGCTGGATGATTTAAAGAAAATTCTGATGGTCATGATTCTGGCCGCCATTCTTTTACTGGGCATTTCGGGCTGGCTTTTTGCCGATCGGGCGCTGGCTCCGATGTCGCGCATTATCCAGCAGGTGAACACCATTTTTCCGGCCAATGTGGCCAAGCGGGTTGAACACCCGAATCGTTCGGATGAAATTGGGTTGCTGGTTGCCACCTTCAATCAATTGCTCGACCGCATCGAGCAGGCGCTGAACACGCAAAAAATGTTTATCGCCAATGTTTCGCATGAGTTAAAAAACCCGCTGACCAAGATCAATTCGCAAATTGATGTCGCGCTTATTCAGAAACGAAATCCGGAGGTTTATGAGCGGACTCTTCAATCGCTCCAGGAAGATACCCGTACACTGATCCAGCTAACCAATACGTTGCTGGAACTGGCCAACACGTCGATTCAGGCCAATGCGATGCCATTTGAGCCAGTCCGGATGGATGAGCTGCTCTGGGAAACGAAAACGCAGTTGCAGGAATGGCATGAAGACTATCGAATCCTACTGACCTTCACCGACTTCCCCGACGATGAAGACGCCCTGATTACACCGGGAAACAGAGCATCGCTCCAGGTACTGCTGATGAATCTGATTGATAATGCCTGTAAGTTTTCGCCGACAAAAACCGCGAAGGTTAACTTTAAATCCAACGGAGGAACGCTCACTATAGCTGTTTCCAACGAGGGCGTCCAGATACCTGAAGCTGATTTACCTTATATTTTTCAGCCTTTCTTTCGGAGTAATTCAACGGCACTGTCGAGCAAGGGGCATGGCGTAGGATTGGCCATTGTTTCACAGATCACCCAGATCCATCAGGGCAACATTGCGGTGCGTTCTACACCCGAAGGAACCACCTTTACCCTGACACTTTCTACTATTTTTTCATTTTAA
- a CDS encoding endonuclease/exonuclease/phosphatase family protein, whose protein sequence is MAFCYYPVVGHWLTGFVMMSLPLAIPCGLISCIYLLYKQQKMIATAGLIWVLFSFLVVKRLVGTSVGDIDMGQTQTLKVLSFNSETFPTNINNGFDASPLKADIACFQEYSPNQQIERQYAAKVEKLTCFDKDREIGLALFSNYPIVNQYGRIWNRIHGPDINGFLCADIAYGTDTIRVVNVHLWSMGVRTNQAVSALKAGHIGQFCFEVIDTFRRLKEGFKNRNEQLLEVESYVAGSRYPVIICGDFNETPMGYSYGKLSQNFRNAFEEAGQGLGFTLNRHPFCVRLDQQFVSSDWHIKTCQTLSGISFSDHFPVVAQYVLKKSLAIPANILAQRKPLTHTMARN, encoded by the coding sequence ATGGCTTTTTGTTACTATCCCGTTGTTGGCCATTGGCTGACCGGGTTTGTTATGATGAGCTTACCCCTGGCCATTCCCTGTGGCTTAATTTCCTGCATTTATCTGCTTTACAAACAACAGAAGATGATTGCTACGGCCGGTCTGATCTGGGTTTTATTCTCATTTCTGGTCGTAAAAAGATTGGTAGGAACAAGTGTTGGCGATATCGATATGGGTCAGACACAGACCCTGAAAGTACTGAGTTTTAACAGCGAAACATTTCCAACAAACATCAATAACGGCTTCGATGCCTCTCCGCTGAAGGCCGATATTGCCTGTTTTCAGGAATATTCGCCCAACCAACAGATTGAACGTCAGTATGCGGCCAAAGTAGAAAAGCTGACCTGTTTTGATAAAGATCGGGAAATTGGACTGGCGTTATTTTCCAACTACCCCATTGTGAATCAATATGGCCGTATCTGGAACAGAATTCATGGTCCTGATATCAACGGCTTCCTGTGTGCCGATATCGCTTACGGAACCGATACCATTCGGGTAGTCAATGTGCATCTATGGTCGATGGGCGTTCGGACCAATCAGGCCGTAAGTGCCCTGAAAGCAGGCCATATCGGCCAGTTCTGCTTTGAGGTGATCGATACGTTCCGTCGATTGAAAGAAGGATTTAAAAATCGAAACGAGCAGTTACTGGAAGTCGAATCATACGTAGCGGGCAGTCGCTATCCGGTCATTATTTGTGGCGATTTCAACGAAACGCCGATGGGTTATTCGTACGGAAAGCTTAGTCAAAACTTCAGGAATGCGTTTGAGGAAGCTGGCCAGGGATTGGGCTTTACACTGAACCGTCATCCTTTTTGTGTACGGCTAGACCAACAATTCGTTAGCAGTGACTGGCACATTAAAACCTGTCAGACCCTGTCAGGTATCTCCTTTTCTGACCATTTTCCGGTCGTGGCTCAATACGTGCTCAAAAAATCGTTAGCTATTCCAGCGAATATACTGGCTCAGCGGAAACCGCTTACCCATACAATGGCCAGGAATTGA
- a CDS encoding xanthine dehydrogenase family protein molybdopterin-binding subunit, producing the protein MTKANPIDRRDFLKIGTCAAGGLLISLVIPASATPRLAMVSAPVTATLNAFLRISEDNSIHISLSKVEMGQGIWTTLPMLIAEELDCDWNNIKVEHSPPGKAADFTEPLIRSSTGGSESTVSEFDRYRQAGATARTMLVSVAAKRFGVLPQDCRTENGYVITGARRISYGEVATEALTLPIPSVKLRDPKDWKYIGKSQKRLDSPDKLNGKAKYGLDIQFPGLLVALVAHAPVFGGNVKSVDATQAKAIQGVREVVQISSGVAVLADHFWAAKRGRDALKIDWEPGENSAIDSDAQREEYRKLASTEGVIVQKKGDVASALKNAVKTIDAEFYFPYLAHAPMEPLNCTVKISDDKCELWAGTQSPLLHQAEVAAFLGLKPEQVAFYTPFLGGSFGRRGSFSSDWIMEAVHIAKASGKAIKLVWSREDDIQGGYYRPVYVHRVQIGVGSTGYPVAWQHRIVGQSLFVNTPLADVIVQNGIDYSSVTSGGPYSEAIPDHSFELHTTTVGVPVLPWRSVGNTHTAFVMETLIDELAVLASTDPVAYRRILLDHHPRHLAALNLAVEKAEWGKTLPKGTFRGVAVHAAMGSYVAQVVELSIDNQQIRIHRVVCAIDCGLAVNPDGVRAQMEGGIVYGLTAALYGEITLEKGRVKQSNFHDYRMLRMNEMPVIEVHIVPSTDSMGGAGEPGVPPIAPALANALFAATGNRFRRLPIRLDDIGKP; encoded by the coding sequence ATGACAAAAGCTAATCCTATTGATCGTAGAGATTTTCTGAAAATCGGTACTTGTGCTGCTGGAGGCCTGTTAATCTCCCTGGTTATACCTGCCAGCGCTACTCCGCGCTTAGCCATGGTATCTGCGCCAGTAACGGCTACCCTGAATGCATTTCTGCGGATTAGCGAGGATAACAGCATTCATATTAGTCTGTCAAAAGTGGAGATGGGGCAAGGTATCTGGACAACCTTACCGATGCTCATTGCTGAAGAACTGGATTGTGACTGGAACAATATAAAGGTAGAACACAGCCCTCCGGGAAAGGCGGCTGATTTTACTGAACCTTTAATCCGAAGCTCTACTGGCGGATCGGAGTCAACTGTGTCTGAATTTGATCGCTATCGTCAGGCGGGTGCAACGGCCCGAACGATGTTGGTCAGTGTCGCGGCAAAACGATTTGGCGTCTTGCCGCAGGATTGCAGAACAGAAAATGGGTATGTCATAACTGGTGCCCGGCGTATCAGCTATGGTGAAGTGGCAACCGAAGCCTTAACGTTACCAATCCCTTCGGTTAAACTTCGAGACCCTAAAGACTGGAAGTACATTGGTAAATCACAAAAGCGTCTGGATAGCCCCGACAAGCTGAATGGTAAAGCAAAATATGGCCTGGATATTCAGTTCCCTGGTTTACTGGTAGCCCTTGTTGCCCATGCTCCTGTTTTTGGAGGAAACGTAAAATCAGTTGATGCTACGCAGGCAAAAGCAATACAGGGTGTTCGTGAGGTAGTCCAGATTTCTTCGGGCGTTGCTGTACTTGCCGATCATTTCTGGGCCGCCAAACGTGGGCGGGATGCCCTGAAAATTGACTGGGAACCTGGCGAAAACTCGGCTATAGACAGTGACGCACAACGGGAAGAGTACAGAAAGTTAGCCAGCACAGAAGGAGTTATCGTTCAGAAAAAAGGCGATGTGGCTTCCGCGTTAAAAAATGCTGTTAAAACGATCGATGCGGAGTTCTATTTTCCATACCTCGCCCACGCACCGATGGAACCCCTGAACTGTACCGTAAAAATTTCTGACGACAAATGCGAACTCTGGGCGGGCACTCAATCGCCTTTACTGCATCAGGCCGAAGTCGCTGCATTTTTGGGGTTAAAGCCTGAGCAGGTAGCGTTTTACACACCTTTTCTGGGAGGCAGTTTTGGTCGGCGTGGTTCCTTTAGTTCTGACTGGATCATGGAAGCTGTTCATATCGCCAAAGCAAGCGGCAAGGCTATCAAACTGGTATGGTCGCGGGAAGACGATATTCAGGGTGGCTATTACCGACCGGTTTATGTACATCGTGTCCAAATTGGTGTCGGCTCCACTGGATATCCTGTAGCCTGGCAACACCGGATTGTTGGGCAATCTCTTTTCGTGAACACACCCTTAGCCGATGTAATCGTTCAGAATGGGATCGATTATAGCTCCGTAACGAGTGGAGGGCCTTACTCCGAAGCCATTCCCGATCATTCGTTTGAGTTGCACACTACTACTGTTGGCGTTCCGGTCCTGCCCTGGCGATCCGTAGGGAATACGCATACTGCCTTTGTCATGGAAACGCTGATTGATGAACTGGCGGTGCTTGCCTCAACAGATCCTGTTGCCTACCGACGTATCCTGTTGGACCATCATCCACGACACCTGGCTGCGCTCAATCTGGCGGTCGAAAAAGCGGAATGGGGCAAAACTTTGCCTAAAGGGACATTTCGTGGTGTAGCGGTTCACGCGGCAATGGGCAGTTATGTTGCGCAGGTAGTTGAGTTATCGATTGACAATCAGCAAATACGGATACATCGTGTCGTATGTGCCATTGATTGCGGGCTGGCGGTAAATCCCGATGGCGTTCGCGCCCAGATGGAAGGAGGGATTGTCTATGGTCTGACGGCTGCGCTCTATGGCGAGATAACGCTAGAGAAAGGACGGGTAAAACAAAGTAATTTCCACGACTACCGCATGCTGCGGATGAATGAAATGCCAGTGATCGAGGTGCATATCGTGCCGAGTACGGATAGCATGGGCGGGGCTGGTGAGCCGGGTGTTCCTCCCATCGCCCCGGCGCTTGCGAATGCACTTTTCGCAGCTACCGGCAATCGATTTCGTCGCCTGCCGATTCGACTGGACGATATTGGGAAGCCCTAA
- a CDS encoding tyrosine-protein phosphatase produces the protein MKKLTLFFCILVSSIALGQNNDTLVYNAKRAVVLEGASNFRDLGGYPTQNGHHVKWGHLYRSADISKLTDADLKILADRHIATVCDLRGPEEIKTNPDRLPAGSAWFNMPAGSESTRATTASLMGAKPANRDSMMLAFYARTDHLKAKYKPMFDQLLALNNDKALLFHCTAGKDRTGVGAALILSALGVDRPFILKDYAATNEYWKGNREQVIQSMTKQGMDEKTVKSMLAANPSYLQNTFDAIDRQYGSMDKFLAQEMELTPKKLTQLRSAYVQ, from the coding sequence ATGAAGAAGCTCACACTCTTTTTCTGCATCCTTGTTTCCAGTATTGCACTTGGTCAGAATAACGATACCCTGGTCTATAATGCAAAACGAGCCGTTGTTCTCGAAGGAGCCAGCAATTTTCGCGACCTGGGCGGCTACCCAACTCAAAATGGTCATCACGTAAAGTGGGGGCACCTCTATCGTTCGGCTGATATCAGCAAGCTGACCGATGCCGATTTAAAGATTCTGGCCGACCGCCATATTGCAACGGTCTGCGATCTGCGTGGTCCTGAAGAAATTAAGACGAACCCCGACCGATTGCCTGCCGGATCTGCCTGGTTTAATATGCCTGCGGGGAGCGAAAGCACGCGGGCCACGACAGCATCGTTAATGGGAGCCAAACCGGCTAACCGCGATTCAATGATGTTGGCTTTTTATGCTCGAACCGATCATCTTAAAGCAAAATACAAGCCGATGTTCGATCAATTACTGGCTCTGAATAATGATAAGGCGCTGCTTTTCCACTGTACAGCCGGAAAAGATCGTACGGGAGTCGGAGCGGCTTTGATATTATCGGCACTCGGTGTTGATCGTCCGTTTATTTTGAAAGACTATGCCGCAACGAATGAATACTGGAAGGGAAATCGTGAGCAGGTAATTCAATCGATGACCAAACAGGGTATGGATGAAAAAACAGTAAAAAGTATGCTGGCTGCTAATCCATCTTATCTGCAAAATACCTTCGATGCTATTGATCGCCAATACGGGTCAATGGACAAATTTCTGGCCCAGGAGATGGAATTAACGCCCAAAAAGTTAACCCAGTTAAGGAGCGCCTATGTGCAATAG
- a CDS encoding SusD/RagB family nutrient-binding outer membrane lipoprotein — protein sequence MKARVYTLVLAVGVMLAVGACKSYDELLPNPNVAGEDKAVPPSLILPQIQFDIYSQGDGGPFTQVHRWNQFSVSNNLYYGGQNQYNWTNTTTLYGTLKNVNQMDLQATKSLGTAINAYTALAKFFRAYIFVWQAARTGDTPALQAGQGLADLDPSYDAQKAVYARSLALLDTANTILGSLAASTALPATISGDIYYNNDLTKWRKVINTFKLRVLVSLSKRVADNADLTIPQQFAAIINNPTQYPIMASNADNLNFVFNSAYNTYPHTPNDANNQYQFEGLPYLSITTATQDPRTFVFATPAPAQLTAGKKVSDFTAYIGADISKAIGDLYTEGASAGPSGKYSYTNDQRYYGSVVGPEPYIIMGYSEMNFNIAEAINRGWVPGASAETYYLKGINASLSFYGLTEGQTYTIGDQGGKTLGTTTISISNFLANPGVVYKGNNPEGLEQILNQKYVAFHQNSGYEAFYNWRRTGLPKSFVATGGGINSSGKIPRRWQYPVDEQTYNTANYKAAVMSQFNGTDDLNMDTWLTK from the coding sequence ATGAAAGCAAGAGTTTATACTTTAGTACTGGCCGTGGGTGTGATGTTGGCCGTAGGTGCCTGTAAGTCATACGATGAGTTGCTGCCAAACCCCAACGTAGCGGGTGAAGACAAAGCCGTTCCTCCGTCGTTAATTTTGCCACAGATTCAATTCGACATCTATAGTCAGGGCGATGGCGGACCATTTACACAGGTTCATCGCTGGAACCAGTTTTCGGTGTCGAATAACCTGTATTATGGCGGACAGAACCAGTATAACTGGACTAATACCACTACCTTATACGGGACGCTGAAAAATGTAAATCAGATGGATCTACAGGCTACCAAATCGTTGGGAACAGCGATCAACGCCTATACAGCGCTGGCCAAATTTTTCAGAGCTTATATATTCGTCTGGCAGGCTGCACGGACGGGCGATACGCCAGCTTTGCAGGCCGGACAAGGTCTGGCCGACCTGGACCCAAGTTATGATGCCCAAAAGGCAGTTTATGCCCGAAGTCTGGCGTTACTAGACACGGCGAACACTATTCTGGGTTCGCTCGCTGCTTCCACGGCTTTACCGGCTACCATCAGTGGTGATATTTACTATAACAACGACCTTACTAAATGGCGCAAAGTAATCAACACCTTCAAACTACGGGTGTTGGTTAGCCTGAGCAAGCGGGTTGCCGATAATGCCGATCTGACTATTCCTCAGCAGTTTGCGGCTATTATCAACAACCCAACGCAATACCCGATCATGGCCAGCAATGCCGATAACCTGAACTTTGTGTTCAACTCGGCTTATAACACGTATCCACACACGCCCAACGACGCGAATAACCAGTACCAGTTCGAAGGATTGCCCTATCTGAGCATAACGACCGCTACGCAGGACCCTCGTACGTTTGTTTTCGCAACGCCAGCACCAGCGCAACTGACGGCAGGCAAGAAAGTAAGCGATTTTACTGCTTATATAGGGGCTGATATCTCTAAGGCAATTGGTGATTTGTATACCGAAGGTGCCAGTGCTGGCCCATCGGGAAAGTATTCCTATACGAATGATCAGCGTTACTACGGGTCGGTCGTTGGGCCAGAGCCTTACATCATCATGGGTTACTCCGAAATGAACTTCAATATTGCGGAGGCTATCAACCGGGGATGGGTGCCGGGTGCTTCAGCTGAGACGTATTATCTGAAAGGTATCAATGCTTCGCTGTCGTTCTATGGGCTGACCGAAGGGCAGACATACACCATCGGCGACCAGGGCGGTAAGACACTTGGCACAACAACCATCTCGATCAGCAACTTCCTGGCAAATCCCGGTGTGGTCTACAAGGGCAATAATCCCGAGGGCCTGGAGCAGATCCTGAACCAGAAATACGTGGCTTTTCACCAGAATTCTGGCTACGAAGCCTTCTATAACTGGCGCCGGACAGGTTTGCCTAAATCATTTGTCGCCACAGGTGGTGGTATCAATTCGAGCGGTAAAATTCCACGCCGGTGGCAATATCCGGTCGATGAGCAAACCTATAACACGGCCAACTATAAAGCGGCTGTGATGAGCCAGTTCAACGGAACTGACGATTTGAACATGGACACCTGGCTGACGAAATAA
- a CDS encoding SusC/RagA family TonB-linked outer membrane protein: protein MRQNATYPCGRHYGQFRLPLFLLLLSYLLVGSQTFAQGRFVKGKVSDAKSNGLPGVSIIIKGSNNGTTTDANGDYSLAVPSAEAVLTYSYIGFDPQSIAVGNQTVINVLLAENTAQLNEVIVTALGIKKEARTVGYTAQEIGGDQLTKAREPNPINGLTGKIAGLTVSPSAELLGRPQLILRGNSDLLFVVDGVPINSDTWNVSADDIETYTVLKGPNAAALYGFRGQNGAILVTTKKGTKDKRKVAVEFNSSTMFDPGYLAIPERQSEYGFGSNYQYAYANNLYDVGNPNRRANIWGPRFEGQNVPQYDSPIDPATGIRQGTPWVARGANNFRDFMQTGMLSNNNIAISSSGEKYDLRMSISNNYQKGMVPNTRLNVTNFNLSTGINFTERLKFDGSLNMSLQNSPNIPQSSSGPESETYIFQVYGSSSWSVNDMRDYYKAPLGVPGVQQYYAEYGRGNNPYFVAYEWLYEHRKTDIYGYARLNYKINDFLNLSARTQVTTWNQLRSEKVPYSAITYKIPDLRLGDYREDRRNLFENNTDLLLTFNKQVSKDFHVSAVLGGNARTFNYNSSWATTDFLIVPGVYDFSNSKNPVQAYNWRSDMSVLSAYATTDLTYKNFVTLGLTGRFDKLSTLPAANRTIFYPSAALSTVVTDYLKLPEAISFLKLRASYADVKGGNTMSTIGSAYQQVTGNSVSTLLGYGTEVTTAYDGPSYVNQNTYTISKPYNNLPAAGFTSSLANPNLQSFNVESYEYGFDAKFLRNRLSLDVTHFSSINGPQIFPLPVASSSGYSSQIANAVTTQKRGWEISLTGSVLKNPNGLNWDVLANWSTYKETLKSIYGNETSIYLAGPNHVFTVGDRLDGYYSYNYLRSPDGQIIQSSTGTPLTRPTGTNTLQFMGYTNPDYVWALNNKFSYKGFNFSFQFDGRVGGVIRDQVYAYALNAGNQVETVQGDLGAARLKEWQSTALGTTSPTAAYVGPGVMVASGSVKFDANGNISNMSELQFAPNNKAVTVQTYVQGIYNSGIEEPYMVSKTYGKLREVILGYTFTGTMLPRFIKAANVSFVGRNLLYFAQRKDFDLDQYAQGYSASTQNTLKNPSLQSATTRRLGFNINLTF, encoded by the coding sequence ATGAGACAAAATGCTACTTATCCTTGTGGCAGGCATTATGGGCAATTTCGGTTGCCGCTGTTCCTGCTTCTATTGAGCTACCTATTGGTAGGTAGTCAGACCTTTGCCCAAGGCCGGTTCGTTAAAGGTAAAGTCAGTGATGCTAAATCGAACGGTCTTCCGGGGGTTAGTATCATCATTAAAGGCAGCAATAACGGGACAACTACCGACGCTAATGGCGATTACTCGCTAGCGGTTCCTTCTGCTGAGGCCGTTTTGACCTATTCCTATATTGGTTTCGATCCACAGAGCATAGCGGTTGGCAACCAGACCGTTATTAATGTCTTGCTCGCTGAAAATACAGCTCAGCTAAACGAAGTAATCGTAACGGCTTTAGGGATTAAGAAAGAAGCCCGAACCGTTGGGTATACAGCCCAGGAGATTGGGGGAGACCAACTTACCAAAGCTCGGGAACCTAACCCAATCAATGGGCTGACGGGTAAAATTGCCGGGCTGACAGTGTCTCCAAGTGCCGAATTGCTGGGCCGTCCGCAACTGATTCTACGGGGCAACAGCGACCTGCTATTTGTGGTTGATGGTGTACCGATTAACTCCGATACCTGGAATGTATCTGCCGACGATATTGAAACCTACACGGTACTGAAAGGCCCTAACGCAGCAGCACTCTACGGTTTTCGGGGCCAGAATGGAGCTATTCTGGTGACGACTAAAAAAGGCACGAAAGATAAACGCAAAGTGGCTGTCGAGTTCAACTCCAGCACAATGTTTGATCCCGGCTATCTGGCAATTCCGGAGCGGCAGAGCGAATACGGGTTTGGATCTAACTACCAGTATGCCTATGCCAATAACCTCTATGATGTAGGAAATCCGAACCGTCGGGCCAACATATGGGGTCCACGTTTTGAAGGGCAAAATGTACCGCAGTACGACAGCCCGATCGATCCTGCCACGGGCATTCGGCAGGGGACACCCTGGGTAGCGCGGGGAGCCAATAACTTCCGCGACTTTATGCAGACCGGAATGTTATCGAACAATAACATTGCGATTTCATCGAGTGGCGAAAAGTATGACCTTCGGATGTCGATCTCCAATAATTACCAGAAAGGCATGGTGCCCAACACGCGGTTGAATGTCACCAATTTTAATCTCAGCACGGGGATCAATTTCACCGAACGGCTCAAATTCGATGGGAGTCTGAACATGAGCCTTCAGAACTCGCCAAACATTCCGCAGTCAAGTTCGGGTCCGGAAAGTGAAACCTATATTTTTCAGGTGTATGGATCGAGTAGCTGGTCGGTGAACGATATGCGCGACTACTACAAAGCTCCGCTGGGTGTGCCGGGCGTTCAGCAATATTACGCCGAATATGGCCGGGGCAACAACCCCTATTTTGTAGCCTACGAATGGCTCTATGAACACCGCAAAACGGATATCTACGGCTATGCCCGACTGAACTACAAGATCAACGATTTCCTGAATCTGTCGGCCCGCACGCAGGTTACAACCTGGAACCAGCTCCGTAGCGAGAAAGTACCTTACTCAGCCATTACCTACAAAATACCCGACCTTCGGCTAGGTGATTACCGCGAAGATCGTCGGAATCTGTTCGAGAATAATACCGATCTGTTGTTGACGTTCAACAAGCAGGTGTCAAAGGATTTTCACGTCAGTGCCGTATTGGGCGGTAACGCACGGACTTTCAATTACAACTCAAGCTGGGCCACGACCGATTTCCTGATCGTACCGGGTGTGTATGATTTCAGTAACTCGAAAAACCCGGTTCAGGCCTACAACTGGCGCTCGGATATGTCGGTGCTTAGTGCGTATGCCACGACCGATTTGACGTACAAAAATTTCGTAACGTTGGGCCTGACGGGGCGATTCGATAAACTGTCGACTCTGCCAGCTGCTAACCGGACGATCTTCTATCCATCGGCCGCGCTTAGCACTGTCGTTACTGATTACCTGAAATTGCCTGAAGCCATCTCGTTTCTCAAACTACGCGCTTCGTATGCCGACGTAAAAGGTGGGAACACCATGTCGACAATTGGTTCGGCCTATCAGCAGGTAACGGGTAATTCTGTATCCACGTTGCTTGGTTACGGCACAGAGGTTACGACTGCCTACGATGGGCCAAGCTACGTGAATCAGAATACGTATACAATCAGCAAGCCGTATAACAACCTGCCTGCTGCCGGATTTACCAGCAGTCTGGCGAATCCGAACCTGCAGAGTTTTAACGTAGAATCGTATGAATACGGTTTCGATGCCAAATTCCTGCGTAACCGGTTGAGCCTGGATGTAACGCACTTCTCCTCGATCAACGGGCCGCAGATTTTCCCGCTGCCAGTAGCTTCATCGTCGGGTTATAGCAGCCAGATTGCCAATGCGGTTACGACCCAGAAGCGCGGCTGGGAGATTTCGCTGACGGGATCAGTGCTCAAAAATCCGAATGGTCTGAACTGGGATGTGCTGGCCAACTGGTCAACCTATAAAGAAACGCTGAAGTCGATCTACGGGAACGAAACAAGTATCTACCTGGCTGGGCCTAATCACGTCTTTACCGTTGGCGATCGGTTGGATGGCTACTACAGCTACAACTACCTGCGTAGCCCCGATGGCCAGATCATTCAGTCGTCGACGGGAACACCCCTGACGCGCCCTACTGGCACGAACACCCTTCAGTTTATGGGCTACACCAACCCCGATTACGTATGGGCACTCAACAACAAGTTCTCTTACAAGGGCTTTAACTTTAGTTTTCAGTTCGACGGTCGTGTGGGTGGAGTGATTCGCGATCAGGTTTATGCCTATGCGCTGAACGCAGGCAATCAGGTCGAAACGGTACAAGGCGATCTGGGAGCGGCTCGTCTGAAAGAGTGGCAGAGCACGGCACTGGGTACGACATCGCCAACGGCTGCTTATGTAGGCCCCGGCGTAATGGTTGCGAGTGGTTCGGTTAAATTCGACGCCAACGGCAATATCAGCAACATGAGCGAGCTTCAGTTCGCACCTAACAACAAAGCCGTAACGGTGCAGACGTATGTACAGGGCATCTATAACAGTGGTATCGAAGAACCCTACATGGTTAGCAAGACGTACGGTAAGCTGCGTGAGGTAATCCTGGGTTATACGTTTACGGGAACTATGCTCCCCCGTTTTATCAAGGCTGCCAACGTTTCATTTGTAGGTCGTAACCTGCTTTATTTTGCTCAGCGTAAAGATTTCGATCTGGATCAGTACGCTCAGGGTTACAGCGCATCGACGCAAAACACGTTGAAGAACCCCAGCCTGCAATCGGCCACTACACGTCGCCTTGGATTCAACATCAATCTGACATTTTAA